One window from the genome of Candidatus Chlorohelix allophototropha encodes:
- a CDS encoding potassium-transporting ATPase subunit C, with translation MLKTIGRETWNSIKITLVLLVLCVILYPLVVWGVGQLVFNKQANGSLIKDQQGNVIGSELIGQQFTRPEYFHGRPSVVGYNAAGSGASNLGPTNPQLIEGNGSEVTVVPGATPPPGGTPVAGKDNTYYVPGSYLGIKNYAEQFRLENGLAADAKLPADIVTASGSGLDPQISVEAANLQVTRIVAARTALGGKNAGISVAKVKELITQNTDGRDLGVLGEPRVNVLKLNLALDAAFEKPPAPAK, from the coding sequence ATGTTGAAAACGATTGGACGAGAAACTTGGAACTCGATTAAAATTACACTGGTGTTGCTGGTACTTTGTGTAATATTGTATCCTTTGGTGGTATGGGGCGTAGGTCAACTGGTTTTCAATAAACAGGCTAACGGCAGTTTGATAAAAGACCAGCAAGGAAACGTGATCGGTTCAGAGCTAATCGGTCAGCAGTTCACCCGCCCCGAATATTTTCATGGTCGACCTAGCGTAGTAGGTTATAATGCTGCCGGTTCGGGCGCATCCAATCTCGGACCTACTAACCCACAGCTAATTGAGGGTAACGGCAGCGAGGTAACGGTTGTGCCGGGGGCAACCCCTCCTCCCGGTGGCACGCCCGTTGCCGGAAAGGATAACACCTACTACGTTCCGGGTAGTTATCTAGGAATTAAAAATTATGCCGAACAATTCCGGCTGGAAAACGGTTTGGCTGCCGATGCCAAATTACCTGCCGATATCGTAACTGCCAGCGGTAGCGGCTTAGACCCGCAAATATCGGTGGAAGCGGCAAATCTTCAGGTAACCCGTATTGTGGCGGCGCGAACTGCGCTCGGTGGTAAAAATGCCGGTATTTCAGTGGCTAAAGTGAAGGAACTGATTACCCAAAATACCGATGGGCGCGACTTGGGCGTATTAGGTGAACCGCGTGTAAATGTCCTGAAACTTAACCTAGCGTTAGACGCAGCTTTCGAGAAGCCGCCTGCGCCCGCTAAATAA
- a CDS encoding universal stress protein, translating to MSEKEPLPDKLSNDRPKPRQIFLSDVEESVPETKEVTEATLLPPYIKPWKMGSLKIFLGAAAGVGKTYAMLEEGQELRAQGIDVTIGYVELHGRKDTERLLEGFEIIPVRKVSYRGTTLEEMDSEAIIARQPQLVLIDELAHTNAPGSEHEKRYEDIEEILLSGIDVYSTVNIQHLESLNDRVFELTGTRVRETFPDRILDLAKEVRLIDLPPEDLRDRIKQGKVYRPEKIQQALEHFFKTANLTVLRELALRETADSVESSAPRKEYREKYEESPPTANAFVLICVALKEKDVRVIRQGWRFAHRLNAPAEVITVWYSDYRSAEQEATIALLRRLARSLNLPFQELSGDPVELIVERARATRATLIVIGESSRKTWRERLFGSFTDKVLSKLDGVDIYVVGDPDRRLG from the coding sequence ATGAGCGAAAAAGAACCTTTGCCGGATAAACTTAGCAATGACAGACCAAAACCCCGCCAGATATTTTTGTCGGACGTAGAAGAATCTGTGCCGGAAACAAAGGAAGTTACCGAAGCCACCTTGCTGCCTCCCTATATTAAGCCATGGAAGATGGGAAGTCTGAAAATATTTCTTGGGGCGGCGGCAGGAGTGGGTAAAACCTATGCTATGCTGGAAGAAGGGCAGGAACTTAGAGCGCAAGGTATCGATGTAACTATCGGCTATGTGGAATTACATGGGCGCAAGGATACTGAACGTTTGCTGGAAGGCTTTGAGATTATTCCGGTGCGAAAGGTGTCATATCGAGGTACAACGCTGGAAGAAATGGATAGCGAGGCGATAATTGCCCGCCAGCCGCAATTAGTATTAATAGATGAATTAGCGCATACTAACGCACCGGGTTCAGAGCATGAAAAACGCTACGAGGATATAGAAGAAATTTTGTTGAGTGGTATAGATGTTTACTCTACCGTCAACATTCAACACCTTGAGAGCTTGAACGACCGGGTGTTTGAGCTAACCGGCACTCGTGTACGCGAGACTTTCCCCGACCGCATTCTAGACCTTGCGAAAGAGGTGCGGTTGATCGACCTGCCACCAGAAGATTTACGTGATCGGATAAAGCAAGGTAAAGTTTACCGCCCTGAGAAAATCCAACAGGCGCTAGAGCACTTTTTCAAAACCGCGAACCTGACCGTCCTGCGTGAGTTAGCTTTACGCGAAACCGCCGACTCGGTGGAATCTAGTGCGCCACGAAAAGAATATCGTGAGAAATATGAGGAATCGCCCCCAACCGCTAACGCTTTTGTACTTATATGCGTGGCATTAAAGGAAAAGGATGTGCGAGTTATTCGGCAAGGCTGGCGTTTTGCTCATCGCCTCAATGCCCCTGCCGAAGTAATCACCGTTTGGTATAGCGATTATCGCTCTGCGGAACAAGAAGCAACCATCGCCCTTTTGCGGCGTTTAGCCCGTTCCCTCAATCTGCCATTTCAAGAGCTAAGCGGTGATCCGGTAGAGTTAATCGTTGAAAGAGCTAGGGCAACCCGTGCTACTCTGATTGTTATTGGCGAAAGCTCTCGTAAAACTTGGCGTGAGAGGTTGTTTGGTTCTTTTACCGATAAAGTCCTGAGCAAGCTTGATGGTGTGGATATCTACGTTGTAGGCGACCCTGACCGCCGCCTCGGTTGA
- a CDS encoding geranylgeranyl diphosphate reductase, with the protein MAKPKILVVGGGPGGATAGRTLAAGGADVLILEKSFGRPKPCGGAIPPLVINEFGIPPEIIDCRMKYTTIYSPTGRETDVTVVGTKPTDKDFIGMVRREVYDNYLREQASKAGAEVIEAKLLSIKITPDGVKAVYEEKGVEKKIEAAAVIGADGAYSMVAKAVGAPRVPQCVAMQYRIRLPESQMQEWRETAELYLGDEVSPDFYGWVFPKHDHLSVGVGVSPDHSTKVRTYLNNLVERTGNKLKDGKIYATEAHALPMRHQKKLAWDRAMLIGDAAGMVVSTSGEGIYWAMKSGKIAAETLLKFQENPIAANLNEYEKIWKKQYGTMYRFLDRLQGIYFGDNRKFEVFTQMCRDEDVQRLTFDSYLHKEMAKLPVTSGLRIFGKMAFNFARWYVPALRPKPRPTLALEG; encoded by the coding sequence ATGGCGAAGCCAAAGATTTTGGTGGTAGGTGGTGGTCCCGGCGGCGCGACGGCAGGGCGTACCTTGGCGGCGGGTGGCGCAGATGTATTGATACTGGAAAAAAGCTTTGGCAGACCCAAACCCTGTGGCGGCGCAATTCCTCCGCTCGTAATTAATGAGTTTGGTATTCCCCCCGAAATTATAGATTGCCGGATGAAGTACACTACTATTTATTCTCCCACCGGACGCGAAACCGATGTAACTGTGGTTGGCACTAAACCCACCGATAAAGATTTTATCGGAATGGTGCGCCGTGAAGTTTACGATAATTATCTACGTGAGCAAGCTTCCAAAGCGGGCGCGGAAGTAATTGAAGCCAAATTGCTTTCAATTAAGATTACGCCTGATGGGGTGAAAGCAGTTTATGAAGAAAAAGGGGTTGAGAAGAAAATAGAAGCCGCCGCTGTTATTGGCGCGGACGGCGCATATTCGATGGTAGCGAAAGCAGTAGGTGCGCCGCGTGTGCCGCAATGTGTGGCAATGCAGTATCGTATTCGCTTGCCAGAAAGCCAGATGCAAGAATGGCGTGAAACTGCCGAACTATATCTTGGCGATGAGGTTTCACCAGATTTCTATGGTTGGGTTTTCCCCAAACACGATCATCTTTCGGTAGGAGTTGGCGTAAGCCCCGACCACTCCACCAAAGTTCGTACCTATCTGAATAATCTAGTAGAGCGCACCGGAAACAAGCTAAAGGATGGCAAAATATATGCTACCGAAGCACACGCTTTGCCGATGCGCCATCAGAAAAAACTTGCTTGGGATCGCGCGATGCTGATTGGTGATGCAGCAGGTATGGTGGTCAGTACCAGTGGTGAGGGTATTTATTGGGCAATGAAAAGTGGCAAAATCGCTGCCGAAACTCTGCTCAAGTTTCAGGAAAATCCCATCGCCGCAAACCTGAACGAATACGAGAAAATTTGGAAAAAGCAATACGGCACGATGTATCGTTTCCTTGATCGCTTGCAAGGTATTTATTTTGGAGATAATCGCAAGTTTGAGGTTTTCACCCAGATGTGTCGGGATGAAGATGTGCAGCGTCTTACCTTTGACAGCTATTTGCATAAAGAGATGGCGAAACTACCGGTTACCAGCGGTCTGAGAATATTCGGCAAAATGGCTTTCAACTTTGCACGCTGGTATGTGCCCGCCTTGCGACCCAAACCTCGCCCGACTCTGGCGTTGGAAGGTTAA
- a CDS encoding DUF2499 domain-containing protein, translating into MIGLLSIPTWIVHFSSVIEWSLAMVLFYVIGKRMNNVWFKRMPIVMIPYMLSGFCALVYHITEDTWVGLNELQSYLTFFGSCCFAFWAFLFLRSVTATSKSKGVGRG; encoded by the coding sequence ATGATTGGATTGCTTTCCATCCCTACCTGGATAGTCCACTTTAGTAGCGTGATAGAGTGGTCGCTTGCTATGGTGCTTTTCTATGTGATAGGGAAGCGTATGAATAATGTATGGTTCAAACGTATGCCCATTGTTATGATACCGTACATGTTGAGCGGCTTTTGCGCCCTCGTATACCATATTACAGAAGATACTTGGGTAGGCTTGAATGAATTGCAGAGTTATCTGACATTCTTCGGGAGTTGTTGTTTTGCTTTCTGGGCTTTTCTGTTTCTGCGCTCTGTAACGGCTACTTCAAAAAGCAAGGGGGTAGGTCGTGGATAA
- a CDS encoding DUF3593 domain-containing protein: MDKIFMSGSLVPYVLFLFLIWRIRKHDPRLINKFTFIGFCSMLGFITVTAVAGAIALKVINAPTLAHVDYLHGIAEGALTIVNGLIVFGLKKQKDALDSTERDVLEEASVTSYAADA, from the coding sequence GTGGATAAGATTTTCATGTCAGGTTCTCTCGTTCCCTATGTCCTATTTCTGTTTCTCATCTGGCGAATCCGTAAGCATGACCCGCGTTTGATAAACAAGTTTACTTTCATCGGTTTCTGCTCGATGCTAGGCTTTATCACCGTAACGGCAGTGGCAGGTGCAATTGCGCTGAAAGTAATAAATGCCCCTACACTGGCGCATGTTGATTACTTGCATGGAATTGCAGAAGGCGCTCTCACCATCGTAAACGGTCTTATAGTATTTGGTTTAAAGAAACAAAAGGATGCGCTGGATAGTACTGAGAGAGATGTGCTGGAAGAAGCCAGTGTTACCAGCTATGCGGCGGATGCCTAA
- a CDS encoding transposase: MYQRIQGLHSKKVDIANIARQVGSSRRTVYRYLHMKSPPEPAVIQHIEPKAVEPYVPYLLQRWNEGCRNAEQMLRELKEMGYSPSRSSVGRFITRLRHDSGKARSFKSEKTETIYQQSVQKHRPLSPLQVARLFLSKVEKRKEWEKQYLEKLCAIDSEVAQTYEQVQEFMVMLRQLEGNGLGEWLKKVKVLGVKELQAFAKGLEKDYEAVKTGLSLKWNNGGSEGQINRLKLLKRQTYGQAGFELMRRRVLHREVKVERKQRKKKKAVTEKAA, translated from the coding sequence ATGTACCAGAGGATCCAGGGTCTACACTCCAAAAAGGTAGATATTGCTAATATTGCCCGGCAGGTGGGATCCAGTCGGCGGACTGTTTATCGTTATCTGCATATGAAAAGCCCTCCAGAGCCTGCAGTTATCCAGCATATCGAACCGAAAGCAGTCGAGCCTTATGTCCCCTACTTGCTCCAGCGTTGGAACGAAGGCTGTCGCAACGCCGAGCAAATGCTGCGAGAGCTTAAAGAAATGGGTTATTCCCCTTCTCGCAGCAGTGTGGGTCGATTTATAACGAGACTAAGGCACGATAGCGGAAAAGCTCGTAGTTTTAAGTCAGAAAAAACCGAGACAATCTACCAACAGTCAGTCCAAAAACACCGACCCTTAAGCCCGTTGCAAGTAGCCAGGTTGTTTCTGAGCAAAGTGGAAAAGCGCAAGGAGTGGGAAAAGCAATATCTAGAGAAGCTATGTGCGATAGACTCTGAGGTAGCCCAGACATACGAGCAAGTCCAAGAATTTATGGTAATGCTACGTCAGCTTGAGGGAAATGGGTTGGGCGAGTGGTTAAAAAAGGTCAAAGTGCTAGGGGTAAAAGAGTTACAAGCCTTTGCTAAGGGGTTAGAAAAAGATTATGAGGCAGTGAAAACGGGTTTAAGTTTGAAATGGAATAATGGTGGTAGCGAAGGTCAGATAAATAGGCTAAAACTACTGAAGCGACAGACCTATGGTCAAGCAGGGTTTGAGCTTATGAGGCGACGGGTATTACATCGTGAAGTGAAAGTGGAACGAAAGCAGCGAAAAAAGAAGAAAGCTGTAACGGAAAAGGCTGCCTAA
- a CDS encoding IS110 family transposase, whose protein sequence is MAPAKDLPVPKSRPKYEYYAGLDIAAKTFTAATCYRDAEPSRAVSLSQSPEGYASLTKFLLKAGHPLDQILVVMEATGTYWIELATYLQGEGFAVSVINPKQAHDFAGALGLKPKNDQLDAQLLARLSATLQPARWTPPPQIYRELYQRLTHRLSLLEARQQFRNQLHALSVARPVEGVVTSLENLIATLTERIKQVDKEIKELLKLDQEWAASVTLLQTITGIGRLTAVWLVVVTLNFTSCSSAEGLTHFTGLAPIERSSGTSVRNRPMIGKGGHSRLRALLYMAAGSAMRFNPVIKAYCERMQKTKGRAYKEVRCAAARKLIHLGFAVVKSGQPFDPAYQPSSQKKAGASLEAKAS, encoded by the coding sequence ATGGCTCCTGCTAAAGACCTGCCTGTCCCCAAATCCCGTCCGAAATATGAGTATTACGCCGGACTGGATATCGCCGCCAAAACCTTCACCGCGGCGACTTGCTACCGCGATGCTGAACCCAGCCGTGCGGTTAGCTTGTCTCAATCGCCCGAAGGCTACGCCAGCCTGACCAAGTTCTTACTTAAAGCCGGTCATCCGCTTGACCAGATTCTGGTAGTGATGGAAGCTACCGGCACTTACTGGATCGAACTGGCTACCTACCTGCAAGGCGAAGGTTTCGCGGTTAGCGTGATCAACCCCAAACAGGCGCACGACTTCGCCGGTGCCCTTGGTCTCAAGCCTAAAAACGACCAGCTCGATGCGCAACTCCTGGCCCGGCTTTCGGCTACCCTGCAACCGGCTCGTTGGACCCCACCACCCCAGATTTACCGCGAGCTTTACCAACGCCTTACCCACCGCCTCAGTCTTTTGGAAGCCCGCCAGCAGTTCCGTAACCAATTGCATGCTCTTTCAGTCGCCCGGCCCGTGGAAGGGGTAGTGACGAGCCTGGAGAACCTAATCGCTACCCTGACCGAACGCATCAAGCAGGTAGATAAGGAGATAAAAGAGCTTCTCAAACTGGACCAAGAATGGGCCGCTTCAGTTACTCTTCTCCAAACCATCACTGGCATCGGGCGGTTGACGGCGGTGTGGCTGGTGGTGGTGACCCTTAACTTTACGAGCTGCTCCAGCGCCGAAGGGTTGACCCACTTTACTGGCCTGGCACCCATCGAACGGAGTAGCGGCACCAGTGTGAGAAACCGGCCTATGATCGGAAAAGGTGGTCATAGTCGGCTTCGTGCGCTCCTTTATATGGCGGCAGGCAGCGCCATGCGGTTCAACCCGGTGATAAAAGCCTACTGTGAACGCATGCAAAAGACTAAGGGTCGGGCTTACAAGGAAGTGCGGTGCGCCGCCGCCCGCAAGTTGATCCACCTGGGTTTTGCCGTGGTTAAGAGCGGGCAGCCCTTCGATCCGGCTTACCAGCCCTCGTCCCAGAAAAAGGCGGGTGCCTCACTGGAGGCAAAGGCCAGCTAG
- a CDS encoding GH-E family nuclease, which yields MTRRGYDLDHFDTWVNKKIKLQEQDPPPTRKEVIDEYNSDLRIQCPSCNQGHKYEGKRGAYSE from the coding sequence GTGACCAGACGAGGATATGACCTAGATCATTTTGATACTTGGGTGAACAAAAAGATAAAATTACAAGAGCAAGATCCGCCTCCTACACGAAAAGAAGTTATTGATGAGTATAATAGTGACCTTCGAATTCAATGTCCTTCTTGTAACCAGGGGCATAAATATGAGGGGAAAAGAGGAGCCTACTCGGAATGA
- a CDS encoding suppressor of fused domain protein, which yields MSFGECYYDHYINYLKDPIRRSIIFINDNSPKIQILMFEHVFRDCIIFCTLGLTHYFKEKFEIFLPVEGDEKEVLLVFSSILDFIVERNVVIERGIYFRNIAKLFPAFVYKYHKTAIYFTTPFGIPSSFDIVKCGERQGKIYQAIFISEIECEYLEKNGVEELETLLEQKEIDIYQLSRESCI from the coding sequence ATGAGTTTTGGGGAATGTTATTATGATCATTATATTAATTACTTAAAAGACCCAATTAGAAGAAGCATTATTTTTATAAATGATAATTCTCCTAAAATACAAATTTTAATGTTTGAGCACGTATTTAGAGATTGTATAATTTTTTGCACCCTTGGTTTAACACATTATTTTAAGGAAAAGTTCGAAATATTTCTACCAGTAGAAGGTGATGAGAAAGAAGTGCTCCTGGTTTTTTCAAGTATTTTAGACTTCATAGTAGAAAGAAATGTAGTCATTGAAAGGGGTATTTATTTTCGTAATATAGCAAAGTTATTTCCTGCTTTTGTGTACAAGTACCATAAAACTGCAATATATTTTACTACGCCTTTTGGTATTCCAAGTTCTTTTGATATAGTTAAATGCGGGGAAAGACAGGGAAAAATATATCAAGCGATTTTCATCAGTGAAATAGAGTGTGAGTATTTAGAAAAGAATGGGGTGGAAGAGTTGGAAACTTTATTAGAGCAGAAAGAAATTGACATTTATCAGTTAAGTAGAGAATCTTGTATTTAA
- a CDS encoding class I adenylate-forming enzyme family protein → MQEARFEMNLGMMLRRNARHYPNKLAIVVGQDRLSYREFNQRVNRAANAMLAMGLNKGDKVAMLLPNSLEMLDLFWACAKAGTVIVPLNPMVKGKDMVRLLQDCEARALYFAPDYTAEVEEMKLELSLINPERFVSIGGDNDYVKYNKLVANASDSEPEVELSEYDHYNIMYSSGTTGLPKGIVHSHRTRVMYAFLWGMEYGVTFDSVVLSAGNLVFNGTLAFMFPAICAGATYVVLPKFSAEITLNVIQNERVSQTMLVPVQVIQLLESPLFDKTDLRSLKVLMTLGSPLAVERKRELEAKLPGVLYELYGLTEGFLTTLRPQDVMRKPGSVGPAMPFNEFMIMDEDMQPLKLGEVGEIVGRGPTLMPGYYNNPNASTDALYQGKWMRTGDLGYQDEEGFIYLVDRKKDMIKSGGISVYPKDIEEVVATHPLVSEVAVFGVPHPKWDEVPIAQIILKAGAQIGEEEMLNWINEHVHAKFQRLHGLTFVESFPRNAAGKTLKRVMREAYWQK, encoded by the coding sequence ATGCAAGAAGCCAGATTTGAAATGAACCTCGGTATGATGCTGCGCCGGAATGCGCGTCATTATCCTAATAAGCTGGCAATTGTGGTCGGGCAGGATCGGCTATCCTATAGAGAATTCAACCAGAGAGTGAACCGCGCCGCCAATGCAATGCTGGCAATGGGCTTAAACAAAGGCGACAAAGTGGCAATGCTGCTGCCCAATAGCCTCGAAATGCTTGACCTATTCTGGGCTTGCGCCAAAGCCGGAACGGTAATCGTACCGCTCAATCCGATGGTCAAGGGTAAGGATATGGTGCGCCTTTTGCAGGATTGCGAAGCGCGAGCATTGTACTTTGCGCCCGATTATACCGCCGAAGTAGAGGAAATGAAGCTTGAACTTTCGCTGATAAACCCGGAACGATTTGTATCAATCGGCGGCGATAATGATTATGTAAAGTATAATAAATTGGTTGCCAACGCAAGTGATAGCGAACCTGAAGTTGAGCTTAGTGAATACGACCATTACAACATCATGTATTCTTCGGGCACAACCGGACTACCCAAAGGCATTGTGCATAGCCATCGCACCCGCGTTATGTATGCCTTCCTGTGGGGTATGGAATACGGCGTAACCTTTGATAGCGTAGTATTAAGCGCAGGTAATTTGGTGTTCAATGGAACGCTGGCTTTTATGTTCCCGGCGATTTGCGCGGGTGCAACCTATGTAGTATTGCCAAAATTCAGCGCGGAAATAACCCTGAACGTCATTCAGAACGAGCGAGTTTCGCAAACAATGCTAGTTCCGGTGCAAGTAATTCAGCTTTTGGAATCGCCACTGTTTGACAAAACCGATTTACGCTCACTTAAAGTGCTGATGACGCTCGGCTCACCGCTGGCAGTGGAACGAAAGCGGGAACTAGAAGCCAAATTACCCGGTGTGCTTTACGAACTTTACGGCTTGACCGAGGGTTTTCTCACCACTCTTCGCCCTCAAGATGTAATGCGCAAGCCCGGTTCGGTTGGTCCGGCAATGCCCTTTAACGAGTTCATGATTATGGACGAAGACATGCAGCCGCTTAAATTGGGGGAAGTAGGCGAAATCGTGGGGCGAGGTCCAACCCTCATGCCGGGCTATTACAACAACCCCAATGCCTCTACCGATGCACTTTATCAGGGCAAATGGATGCGTACCGGCGATTTGGGCTACCAAGACGAAGAAGGCTTTATCTATCTGGTAGATCGCAAAAAGGATATGATTAAATCCGGCGGCATCAGTGTGTACCCAAAAGACATTGAAGAAGTGGTAGCCACCCACCCGCTGGTATCCGAAGTGGCAGTATTCGGTGTACCCCACCCCAAATGGGATGAAGTACCCATTGCTCAGATTATCCTAAAAGCAGGGGCACAAATCGGCGAGGAGGAAATGCTAAACTGGATTAACGAGCATGTGCATGCCAAATTTCAGCGATTACATGGTCTTACCTTTGTAGAAAGTTTCCCTAGAAATGCGGCGGGCAAAACCCTCAAACGAGTAATGCGAGAGGCATATTGGCAAAAATAA
- a CDS encoding branched-chain amino acid ABC transporter permease: MNVKVIETDKSEETLSEAAQKRMALGQEILRKSSGPLGISRSGWVVAILALALLVLPLLGIAELNQRLIAMVLIFAAYAMSYDLLFGYTGIFSFGHALFFGVGAYTTALCALKLGWPIWSGAILGALICAVLGVFVGFVSLRVQGVFFAMVTLALATTAHNLSSKLVDITKGDEGLSLIKASDAPNATTVYLLALALAVISYFGLGRLINSPLGRVLISIRENERRAEMIGFNILSYKVVALVFSSIIASLAGTLYGLRNGIVNPGVLSGDVSLLPLLMVILGGAGTLYGALIGATLIEVLNFSLSSREFVENVKGWFIVGPILEHWLLLLGLIYALIVLFLPFGIVGTWRLYRTRILGLVKGNRNT; the protein is encoded by the coding sequence ATGAATGTGAAAGTGATAGAAACCGACAAATCAGAGGAAACACTAAGCGAAGCTGCGCAAAAACGAATGGCATTAGGGCAAGAAATTTTGCGTAAATCCTCCGGACCGCTCGGTATCAGTCGTTCCGGTTGGGTTGTAGCCATACTAGCGCTGGCTTTGCTGGTTTTACCGCTATTGGGAATTGCTGAGCTAAACCAGCGTCTGATTGCAATGGTCTTGATTTTCGCCGCTTACGCCATGAGCTATGACCTATTATTTGGCTATACCGGAATATTTAGTTTCGGACACGCCCTTTTCTTCGGGGTGGGAGCATATACTACTGCCCTGTGCGCTCTTAAATTGGGTTGGCCCATCTGGAGTGGCGCAATACTGGGTGCGCTTATCTGTGCGGTGCTAGGGGTTTTTGTGGGCTTTGTGTCGCTGCGGGTGCAAGGGGTTTTCTTTGCGATGGTAACGCTGGCATTAGCCACCACTGCCCATAACCTGAGTAGCAAATTGGTAGATATTACCAAAGGGGACGAGGGACTATCGCTTATTAAAGCCAGTGATGCGCCCAATGCCACTACCGTATATTTGCTGGCGTTGGCGTTGGCAGTGATTAGCTATTTTGGGCTTGGCAGACTTATCAATTCCCCACTGGGGCGAGTGCTAATCTCAATACGTGAAAATGAGCGACGTGCTGAAATGATCGGTTTCAACATCCTGTCTTACAAAGTGGTAGCGCTGGTTTTCTCCTCAATCATTGCCAGCCTCGCGGGTACGCTATACGGCTTGCGCAACGGCATAGTTAATCCGGGGGTTCTCTCCGGTGACGTTTCGTTGCTGCCCTTGCTAATGGTAATTTTGGGTGGAGCAGGCACATTATACGGGGCATTAATCGGCGCAACACTTATCGAAGTGCTGAATTTTTCTCTGAGCAGCCGTGAGTTTGTAGAAAATGTCAAAGGTTGGTTTATAGTCGGACCTATTCTGGAACATTGGCTGTTATTGCTAGGTTTGATTTACGCCCTTATAGTGCTTTTCCTACCTTTTGGAATCGTAGGTACTTGGCGATTGTATCGCACCCGAATATTGGGCTTGGTCAAGGGTAATCGTAATACCTAG
- a CDS encoding branched-chain amino acid ABC transporter permease produces MSVVRLEKPRQLLRDPRIMTVIGVVVGLLLILLYINTAIKWSTFVKFLINGLVESSVLFLMASGLSLIFGLMDVVNFAHGAVFTWGGYIFVWAFNRFTTSGIPTEDKGHFLSWMYMGLEPLPATLLALVFGLIGGALLGAAIEFIAIRRLYGRPVFQILLTLGLVLIMEETLRLIFGKDGTINYTAEQWPSGGFRPDPTILVNWKSVAIVITGLVVFGSVTWLLNRTKVGLVIRGGVEDTQMVQALGYNVKRYFFAVFVLGSLLAALGGIANSINSGAGSETMGQAYLLTAFVVVVLGGLGSFSGAAVGSLMVGLITPFVGYHFPAVADSFVMILLVLVLLVRPQGLFGSKVY; encoded by the coding sequence ATGAGTGTCGTTCGATTAGAAAAGCCCCGCCAATTGCTGCGAGACCCCCGCATTATGACCGTAATCGGAGTCGTGGTGGGGTTATTACTGATTCTACTATACATCAATACCGCGATAAAGTGGTCTACCTTTGTCAAATTCCTCATCAACGGGTTGGTGGAAAGCAGCGTGCTTTTTCTGATGGCAAGCGGGCTTTCGCTCATTTTCGGTTTGATGGATGTGGTAAATTTTGCGCATGGAGCAGTCTTTACGTGGGGCGGTTATATCTTTGTGTGGGCGTTCAACCGTTTTACCACTTCCGGCATACCTACTGAGGATAAAGGGCATTTCCTTTCATGGATGTACATGGGACTTGAGCCGTTACCTGCCACGCTTTTAGCATTAGTTTTTGGGCTAATTGGCGGAGCATTACTAGGAGCAGCAATAGAATTTATTGCGATACGCCGCCTTTATGGTCGTCCGGTTTTCCAGATTTTGTTAACGCTCGGCTTGGTGCTGATTATGGAAGAGACCTTGCGCTTGATTTTCGGCAAGGACGGCACGATAAATTATACCGCCGAGCAATGGCCCAGCGGCGGCTTTCGTCCAGACCCCACCATACTGGTGAACTGGAAGTCGGTTGCCATCGTCATAACCGGGTTGGTGGTATTCGGCAGTGTAACGTGGCTCTTGAACCGCACCAAAGTGGGGTTGGTAATTCGGGGCGGTGTGGAAGACACCCAGATGGTACAGGCGCTTGGCTATAATGTAAAACGTTATTTCTTCGCGGTATTTGTGCTTGGCTCATTGCTGGCTGCGCTAGGCGGCATTGCCAACAGCATCAACAGCGGTGCTGGCTCGGAAACGATGGGGCAAGCATATTTGCTCACCGCTTTCGTGGTAGTAGTGTTAGGCGGGTTGGGTAGTTTCAGCGGAGCGGCGGTTGGCTCGCTGATGGTCGGTCTGATAACGCCGTTTGTAGGCTACCATTTCCCGGCTGTAGCCGATAGCTTTGTAATGATATTACTGGTGCTGGTATTGCTGGTGCGCCCGCAAGGATTGTTCGGCAGCAAGGTTTATTAA